A window from Fundidesulfovibrio magnetotacticus encodes these proteins:
- a CDS encoding B12-binding domain-containing radical SAM protein, whose translation MAKVLLIVPPLAASELFTKGAESTASKLPSLGVAYIASYLRAHGHEPAVYDGIAQPRPLEEVARSMHGYDVVGLTALSSYATRCIELMQAARREGVRAPIVAGGPHVTAMPGHLLGFGADFEVTGEGEITMLELVEHLARSGKDPSGIKGLAYLDDGKVRHTGRRPLVDPLDLLPLPARDLLPMHLYSTSPARSRNYPSHSMFTSRGCPGICSFCDHRTFGSRVRHFSLERIVEEFFLLRDRYGARDVSVWDDNFTSDKELLFNVCESLNRGGFGLTWNVESRINLVDREILRTLKGAGCSFIAYGIESGSQRMLDHMKKGITKEEIREKVRITQEVGIPIRGYFMVGLPGETEEDIRQTIAFAQELDIDIATFTMFLPLPGTLDYKRALRTGSFQDPEYFLHGIIPEFNFLDKPVYVPGGISPERLLELHQAAYKGFYMRPRMVLKHLLSIRSPGEFLSLAKSGIGLFKSLFCR comes from the coding sequence ATGGCCAAAGTCCTGCTCATCGTCCCGCCGTTGGCCGCCAGCGAGCTGTTCACCAAGGGGGCGGAGTCCACCGCCAGCAAGCTGCCCTCCCTTGGCGTGGCCTACATCGCTTCCTATCTGCGGGCCCATGGCCACGAGCCTGCCGTTTATGACGGCATAGCCCAGCCCAGACCCCTGGAAGAGGTGGCGCGCTCCATGCACGGCTACGACGTGGTGGGGCTCACGGCCCTGTCGTCCTACGCCACGCGCTGCATTGAGCTGATGCAGGCCGCGCGGCGCGAAGGGGTGCGCGCGCCCATCGTGGCGGGCGGACCGCACGTGACGGCCATGCCGGGCCACCTGCTGGGCTTCGGGGCGGATTTCGAGGTCACTGGCGAGGGCGAGATCACCATGCTGGAGCTGGTGGAACACCTGGCACGGAGCGGCAAGGACCCTTCGGGCATCAAGGGGCTGGCCTATCTGGACGACGGCAAGGTGCGCCACACCGGCCGCCGCCCCCTGGTGGACCCCCTGGACCTGCTCCCCCTGCCCGCGCGCGATCTGCTGCCCATGCACCTCTATTCCACCAGCCCGGCGCGTTCGCGCAACTATCCCTCCCACTCCATGTTTACCTCGCGCGGCTGCCCGGGCATCTGCAGTTTCTGCGACCACCGCACCTTCGGCTCCCGGGTGCGCCACTTCAGCCTGGAGCGCATCGTGGAGGAGTTCTTCCTCCTGCGCGACCGCTACGGCGCGCGCGACGTCTCCGTCTGGGACGACAACTTCACCTCCGACAAGGAGCTGCTCTTCAACGTTTGCGAGAGCCTCAACCGGGGCGGGTTCGGGCTCACCTGGAACGTGGAGTCGCGCATCAACCTGGTGGACCGCGAGATCCTGCGCACCCTCAAGGGGGCGGGCTGCTCCTTCATCGCCTACGGCATCGAGAGCGGCAGCCAGCGCATGCTCGACCACATGAAAAAGGGCATCACCAAGGAGGAGATCCGCGAGAAGGTGCGCATCACCCAGGAAGTGGGCATCCCCATCCGGGGCTACTTCATGGTCGGGCTCCCCGGCGAGACCGAAGAGGACATCCGCCAGACCATCGCCTTCGCCCAGGAGCTGGACATCGACATCGCCACCTTCACCATGTTCCTGCCCCTGCCCGGCACACTGGACTACAAGCGCGCCCTGCGCACCGGCTCCTTCCAGGATCCGGAGTACTTCCTGCACGGCATCATCCCGGAGTTCAACTTCCTGGACAAGCCCGTCTACGTGCCCGGGGGCATCAGCCCCGAGCGGCTCCTGGAGCTGCACCAGGCGGCCTACAAGGGCTTTTACATGCGTCCGCGCATGGTGCTCAAACACCTGCTGTCCATCCGCTCGCCGGGCGAATTCCTCTCCCTGGCCAAGTCGGGCATCGGGCTCTTCAAGAGCCTCTTCTGCCGCTGA
- a CDS encoding class I SAM-dependent methyltransferase — MSAPSIPAGGGSLQTRLPRLWLAAQHLFAGFFDRGRHILKHYAGQRRVLEIGCSVGIDSVHFARRPCLYLGVDVDLPAVESARKRYANRPHMRFEAADPRSLDPSAHRFDFILLCGTLHHIPDDAARQVLAHAARLLDRDGRLVVVDYDNRPHPGWLERLILRMEEGEHVRPGTELLAMLRSTPGLRVLSEESFDNAAFLTPWPVMARKKLVLLGRDDDGAAS, encoded by the coding sequence ATGAGCGCCCCGTCCATCCCCGCCGGGGGGGGCTCCCTCCAGACCCGGCTGCCCAGGCTCTGGCTGGCCGCCCAGCATCTTTTCGCGGGATTCTTCGACAGGGGACGCCACATCCTCAAGCATTATGCCGGCCAGCGGCGCGTGCTGGAGATCGGCTGCTCGGTGGGCATCGACAGTGTTCACTTCGCACGCAGGCCATGCCTGTATCTGGGCGTGGACGTGGACCTGCCCGCCGTGGAGAGCGCCCGCAAACGCTACGCGAATCGGCCCCACATGCGCTTCGAGGCGGCCGACCCCCGCTCTCTGGACCCCTCCGCGCACCGCTTCGATTTCATCCTGCTGTGCGGCACGCTCCACCACATCCCCGACGACGCGGCCCGCCAGGTGCTGGCCCACGCGGCCCGGCTCCTGGACCGCGACGGACGCCTGGTAGTCGTCGACTACGACAACAGGCCCCATCCCGGCTGGCTGGAACGCCTGATCCTGCGCATGGAGGAGGGCGAACACGTGCGGCCGGGGACCGAACTCCTGGCGATGCTCCGGTCCACCCCGGGCCTGCGGGTGTTGTCCGAGGAATCCTTCGACAACGCGGCCTTCCTGACCCCCTGGCCGGTGATGGCGCGCAAGAAACTCGTGCTGCTCGGGCGCGACGACGACGGGGCCGCCAGCTAG
- a CDS encoding glycosyltransferase, with protein MASAIRGAQPCNPAAAPSTPMPMTPSSNRSPSADDRSLVVVVPLYNEESNVEAFFDRLARGVGPDVKGVVVVDDGSTDQTVTLVERYLHDYPAPVKLVRLSRNFGHQPAVVAGCHCAAAWARELGAAWVGVIDGDLQDRPEDFSLLLDHGAGQDVVYAVRAERYDGLVMRWCAPVFYRLLSMSASFHIPRNAGTFSIIRTEVAGLLVESADANPYFPGLRAAVGFRQKSIELDRQARASGSSKVALKGLVALSFRAFILHSDLPMRLILAAMGVLFVVLVFLGAGMLVLRFSGTPVPMGITTVVMLNIFSMGLSAAFFFILAAMVSRVKTNTSRQQPWVIMETRESLGRTPRDPAA; from the coding sequence ATGGCGAGCGCCATACGCGGCGCGCAGCCCTGCAACCCGGCAGCCGCACCCTCCACGCCCATGCCCATGACGCCCAGCAGCAACCGCAGCCCCTCCGCCGACGACCGCTCCCTGGTGGTGGTTGTGCCCCTCTACAACGAGGAATCCAATGTGGAGGCCTTCTTCGACCGCCTTGCCCGGGGCGTGGGGCCGGACGTCAAGGGCGTGGTGGTGGTGGACGACGGCTCCACCGACCAGACCGTGACCCTCGTGGAGCGCTATCTGCACGATTATCCCGCGCCGGTGAAGCTCGTGCGCCTTTCGCGCAATTTCGGCCATCAGCCAGCCGTGGTGGCGGGATGCCACTGCGCGGCGGCCTGGGCGCGCGAGCTGGGGGCAGCGTGGGTGGGCGTCATCGACGGCGATCTGCAGGACCGTCCAGAGGACTTCTCCCTGCTCCTGGACCACGGCGCAGGGCAGGACGTGGTCTACGCCGTGCGCGCCGAGCGCTACGACGGGCTGGTGATGCGCTGGTGCGCCCCGGTGTTCTACCGGCTGCTCTCCATGTCCGCGAGCTTCCACATTCCACGCAACGCCGGCACCTTTTCCATCATCCGCACGGAGGTGGCGGGCCTTCTCGTCGAGAGCGCCGACGCCAACCCCTACTTCCCGGGCCTGAGGGCTGCGGTGGGCTTCCGGCAGAAGTCCATCGAACTGGACCGCCAGGCCCGCGCCAGCGGCTCGTCCAAGGTGGCGCTCAAGGGGCTGGTGGCCCTTTCGTTCCGGGCCTTCATCCTGCATTCGGACCTGCCCATGCGACTGATCCTGGCGGCCATGGGCGTGCTCTTCGTGGTGCTGGTGTTCCTGGGGGCTGGCATGCTGGTGCTGCGCTTCTCGGGCACCCCGGTGCCTATGGGCATCACCACGGTGGTCATGCTCAACATCTTCTCCATGGGGCTTTCGGCCGCGTTCTTTTTCATCCTGGCGGCCATGGTCAGCCGCGTGAAGACCAACACCTCACGCCAGCAGCCCTGGGTGATCATGGAAACCCGGGAATCCCTGGGCCGCACCCCGCGGGACCCCGCCGCATGA
- a CDS encoding glycosyltransferase family 39 protein has translation MIRLGKRPPPDAQRVPGLDLGVPGHILLCLAVFAAVNLWAIRSMHGVADAEGYLLNTSKLVPVNTYEDDAQVTMGHAMGLYGEVKDTFSIGTNFGGPLLHGGRAVVWAGAKLGLVKLCDDPLFYVAYPEELRALWQLFALYKLVVLLLLPLSVYWIARNFDREATGTIAVWLLAAMPFLPAYELRLKPEGVVLAMTLLALLNLLEHMRSGRARHLFTACAFLGLAFSMKFTLAPAGLLAVAAFFVSRRRRGLPWLSREALILAAKACCVVLATFLAANPLFLHAPRIFTSFVARYSSVLHAYSGALPLPQSFAEVTWYRLTHFEPYLGQALNLLVLPALAFALWRLVSERFRLSAQAVVLLLFVGNGLFLWWLARAQLMLVLSYYYYSQAVLALVLVAFLLGWLWDAARGPLPRAACLVGVAAVLLATFSDTLAVLRFLGGPSTRQSVHAWVRDNIPAGASLGVPMARQEHLGFTDRFMADPFRHRLVPTGDQGEHLDALRPDFALGVVLDPVRRTPEPSGYEPLLRVDTGSRLPRETYGFYQDDIYSVYRRKDGAAAGDIPGPGAAEAALGTFTRADAEPEFTILSYRGLSMFPLGLELLGKTPDTVLPLPGRLFTSALRDPAAPPAYVHQVPPELLTLWGVKYVLALQDDAFRSEVLQSGVYRLEPAQGPGLEALPQGVALYRNQGYQGRVFFLPAPPPGSTQARERSWGGLLGRGRLKPFGALYDPAAQGAVPAGLLRVRLVLDCDGPMDVLLKGGERPVSLLAGPGRQTLDLPYRTVPGREAGYEINPAAPGATCSVLAVSAEPLEIVPQPQAQPAALGMRLAFARVETPGPGEAVFALPWHGHWIADVDGRPARVLRGPGNTVAVPLQTGRHEVTLRIKP, from the coding sequence ATGATCCGCCTCGGAAAACGTCCTCCGCCGGACGCCCAGCGCGTCCCCGGGCTCGACCTCGGCGTGCCCGGGCACATCCTCCTGTGCCTGGCGGTGTTCGCCGCCGTGAACCTCTGGGCCATTCGATCCATGCACGGCGTGGCCGACGCCGAGGGCTACCTGCTCAACACCTCCAAGCTCGTGCCCGTGAACACTTACGAGGACGACGCCCAGGTGACCATGGGACACGCCATGGGCCTCTACGGCGAGGTGAAGGACACCTTCTCCATAGGCACCAACTTCGGAGGGCCGCTGCTCCACGGCGGCCGGGCCGTGGTCTGGGCGGGGGCGAAGCTCGGGCTGGTGAAGCTCTGCGACGACCCCCTCTTCTACGTGGCCTACCCCGAGGAGCTGCGCGCCCTCTGGCAGCTCTTCGCCCTCTACAAGCTCGTCGTGTTGCTGCTCCTGCCGCTCTCGGTCTACTGGATCGCCAGGAATTTCGACCGGGAGGCCACCGGGACCATCGCCGTCTGGCTCCTGGCTGCCATGCCCTTCCTCCCGGCCTACGAGCTGCGCCTCAAGCCCGAGGGCGTGGTGCTGGCCATGACCCTCCTGGCCCTGCTCAACCTGCTCGAACACATGCGCTCCGGCCGGGCGCGCCACCTCTTCACCGCCTGCGCCTTCCTGGGCCTGGCCTTCTCCATGAAGTTCACCCTGGCCCCGGCCGGGCTCCTGGCCGTGGCGGCCTTCTTCGTTTCCCGGCGGCGCAGGGGCCTGCCCTGGCTCTCGCGCGAGGCCCTGATCCTGGCGGCCAAAGCCTGCTGCGTGGTGCTTGCCACCTTCCTGGCCGCCAACCCGCTCTTCCTGCACGCGCCCAGGATCTTCACGAGCTTCGTCGCCCGCTATTCTTCCGTGCTCCATGCCTATTCGGGTGCCCTGCCCCTCCCCCAGTCCTTCGCCGAGGTGACGTGGTACCGCCTCACCCACTTTGAGCCCTACCTGGGGCAGGCCCTGAACCTCCTGGTCCTCCCGGCCCTGGCCTTCGCCCTCTGGCGCTTGGTCTCGGAGCGCTTCCGGCTCTCCGCCCAGGCCGTGGTCCTGCTGCTCTTCGTCGGCAACGGCCTTTTCCTGTGGTGGCTGGCCCGGGCGCAGCTCATGCTGGTGCTCAGCTACTATTACTATTCCCAGGCCGTGCTGGCACTCGTGCTCGTGGCCTTCCTTCTGGGATGGCTGTGGGACGCGGCGCGCGGCCCGCTTCCGCGCGCCGCCTGCCTTGTCGGCGTGGCGGCCGTGCTCCTGGCCACCTTCTCGGACACCCTGGCCGTGCTGCGTTTCCTGGGCGGACCATCCACCCGCCAGAGCGTCCACGCCTGGGTCCGCGACAACATCCCGGCCGGGGCCTCCCTGGGCGTGCCCATGGCGCGCCAGGAACACCTGGGCTTCACCGACCGTTTCATGGCCGATCCCTTCCGCCACCGCCTGGTCCCCACGGGCGACCAGGGCGAGCACCTGGATGCCCTGCGTCCGGACTTCGCCCTGGGCGTGGTCCTGGACCCCGTGCGCCGCACCCCTGAACCGTCGGGCTACGAGCCCCTGCTGCGCGTGGACACCGGCAGCCGTCTCCCCAGGGAAACCTACGGATTCTACCAGGACGACATCTATTCGGTGTACCGCCGCAAGGACGGCGCCGCCGCCGGGGATATTCCCGGCCCGGGCGCGGCCGAGGCGGCGCTGGGGACCTTCACGCGCGCCGACGCCGAGCCGGAGTTCACCATCCTGAGCTATCGGGGGCTTTCCATGTTCCCGCTTGGGCTGGAGCTTCTGGGCAAGACCCCGGACACCGTGCTGCCTCTGCCGGGACGTCTCTTCACCTCGGCCCTGCGCGACCCGGCCGCGCCCCCGGCCTACGTGCACCAGGTTCCGCCCGAGCTGCTCACCCTCTGGGGCGTGAAGTACGTACTGGCCCTCCAGGACGACGCCTTCCGCTCCGAGGTGCTCCAGTCGGGCGTCTACCGCCTGGAGCCCGCCCAGGGGCCGGGCCTGGAGGCCCTGCCGCAAGGCGTGGCCCTCTACCGCAACCAGGGCTACCAGGGCCGGGTGTTCTTTCTGCCCGCGCCGCCGCCCGGTTCGACGCAGGCCCGCGAGCGCTCCTGGGGAGGGCTGCTGGGCCGGGGCAGGCTCAAGCCCTTCGGCGCGCTCTACGATCCCGCCGCACAGGGCGCTGTTCCGGCTGGCCTCCTGCGCGTGCGCCTGGTCCTGGACTGCGACGGCCCCATGGACGTGCTCCTCAAGGGCGGGGAGCGCCCGGTCTCCCTGCTGGCCGGTCCCGGACGCCAGACCCTGGACCTGCCCTACCGGACCGTCCCCGGGCGCGAGGCCGGCTACGAGATCAACCCCGCCGCTCCCGGAGCGACATGTTCGGTGCTCGCCGTCTCGGCCGAGCCCCTGGAGATCGTGCCCCAGCCACAGGCCCAGCCCGCCGCCCTGGGCATGCGCCTGGCCTTCGCCCGCGTGGAGACGCCGGGCCCCGGAGAGGCCGTGTTCGCCCTTCCATGGCACGGACACTGGATCGCCGACGTGGACGGCCGACCCGCCCGGGTCCTGCGCGGGCCGGGCAACACCGTGGCCGTGCCCCTCCAGACGGGCCGCCACGAGGTGACCCTGAGGATCAAACCGTGA